The DNA segment CGCCTACAGCCTGGCCGTGCGGGATTTCGTACCTTGGGCCCAAGATCGCGGCGTACACCTCCTGCGGCCGGCCAGGCGGGATGGATAGCGGTACGTCGCGCAGCTACAGACAAGGCCCTCGCAGGATCGAGGCCGCATTGGAACGCTGTCGGCCTCGACCGTCGCGCAATACAGTGCAGGAGCACGCGCACTGTACCGGGCGCTGCGCTGGGCGAACGCGACGGATGCCCAACCGTTCGAGAATGCCTATGTACCGCCCGATCCTACTCCCGGCATCGTCAAGAATCCACCGTACGCCCAGGAAATCGATGCTGTCCTGGCGCACTGTGGGCCTCGGTTGGCGGCCTTGCTGCTCCTCTGCACCCACGCTGGTCTCCGCGTGAGCGAAGCCCTCAATGTGAAGATCGGCGATCTCCAGGGTAGGAGAGTGACGGTACACGGCAAAGGAGGCAAGATCCGTCAGGTCCCACTGGGCAAGCGGGTGCGTAATGCCGTGGCTAGCCTCTCCCCTGCACGCGGACGGCTCTCTCTCCGAGTGGACCTATCACCAAGCGAAGTCCCGGATGGGCCAAGCCTTTTGGGCGGCGGGGAGCTGCTCGGCGAAGGTCCAGAGGGCGTCGCGGTAGGCGAGGTTTTCGGGAGTGGGGCGGGCGTGGAGGATGAGACGGTGGCTGGCCTGGAGGCTGACGCCGAAGGTGTAGAGGAGGTCGGGGGTGCAGGAGGCTTTAAGGTCGTAGGTCTCTGGGGATTCCATGGATTCTTGGGGTATGGGGACCTTGTGCTCCTGCTGGGGCAGGGGCAGGGGATTGGGATTGGGGGGAGAAAGTTTCCATAATCCGTGATACGAACACTTCACGGAGGAGACGCCTCAACTCACGGACGCGCTACCTTGCTCGCTATGACCCTGGAACTGACGGTCGCCAACCTGGACCTCCAGACCCGAGCCGACCGGGTCGCCGGCCTCGAACCCGAAGCCCTCAAACGCGAAGGCCTCCGCGCCGCCCGCGATCGGGACGAGGAAGGACTCTGGGCACTCACCGAGGCCTACCTCGTTACTCACGGTGCTCGGGGTGCCCGGGTCAGTCACAACACCCTGGAGAGTTACCGCATCGGCCTGCAGGTGTTCCTCGCTTGGGCCGGACCCGCAGGCATCAGCCTGATCCGCCCCGGCGGCAGCATGGGCTTCAGATATGCGCGTCACCTGGAGGCCAGTGGCCTAGCCCCCAGCAGCGTTCGCAACCGCCTCGCCGGCGCCAGAGCGATCTACACCGCCCTGCGCTGGAGTGGCGCCACCGACGCCGCCCCTTTCACCGACGTCCGGGCCGCCTATGACCCGGTGCCGCGATGGGAAAAGCGTCAACCCTACGCCCCCGAAGACCTCGCGCTGTTGTTGCTGCACGCCGGGGTTCAGGAAGCTGTAATCGTGGTCCTGGGCGCTCACTCAGGCTTGCGGGCCACCGAGATGACCACGCTGCTGCGCAAGGACCTGCACCTCGATGCGCCGGAGCCGTACCTGGTCGTGACCGGCAAGAGACAGCGCCGCCAAGCAGTCGCGCTCTCACGCACCGCCGTGGCCGTGCTGCGCTCGTGGCTCAGTGCGTCGCCCAACTACGGCCCCTGGGTGCTGCGGATGCGCACCCGCCAGGGCGTCGAAAAGGCCATGCGCCGCACCTGCGTGGCAGCCGGTGTCCAGTACGAGGGCCGCGAGGTCCACGGTCTGCGGCATACAGCAGGAACTCGGATCTATGTGGAGAGTCAGGACCTGCTCGCTGTCCGCGACCATCTACGGCACCGGACTGTGGACAGCAGCGAGATCTACGTTAACTACGCCCGGAAGGGCAAGAAGAAGCCGGTCGCCGACTGGTGATCCCGACGGGAAGCTTGCGGCCCAGTACGTCACTCCTCAGAAGAGGCGTTGCAGACTACGCGGTTACGTCCCTGACGCTTGGCCTCGCAGAGCTTCTGATCTGCAGAGCTGAGCAGGTCTGCGAACTGTCCGCCACCGCCCTTACGGACACGGGGCCTAACCTCCGCAAGAACCCCTTCCAGCTCGGGTTACGGATCGTGTAACAGCGCCTGCGGGCGAGCTGAGTGGCCTGCCAGGCATTCACGGGACCCTGCCCTCTGAACCTGTGAGGCAACCGCGCGCTCCTGCGCCATGCGAGTGCGGTACTCGGCGAACTCAGCTGTAGAGATGGATCAGTCCTTACATGGTCAGGAACACTCGGTGGCCAGACTCCTCTTCAACCTCTATGGCATAGGCTGGAACACTCCATTCAGGCCAGAAACTCCGACAGGGCTGGGACGAGTCGTCATAGTCCCGTCTCCCAACTGGCCCTTACCGTTCACGCCCCAACTCAGTACCGTCCCATTCCCCTGCAAGGCAAGGTTATGCCCTCCACCAACAGCAATGCCCCTCACGCCTGTCAGGCCACCGACACTGCCAGGAACTGTTCGTGAGACTGTTGTTCCGTCTCCCAACTGACCAAAAATATTGGCACCCCAGCTTTGAACGGTCCCGTTCGATTGGAGTGCCAAGGAATAGTCGGCACCTTGAGCAAGGCGGATGACGTTAGTCAGACCATTCACAACTACAGGAACTGTACGGTCTGTCGTCGTCCCATCCCCCACTTGGCCACTGTCATTTCTTCCCCAGCTTTGAACCGTGCCGTCTG comes from the Deinococcus sp. Leaf326 genome and includes:
- a CDS encoding tyrosine-type recombinase/integrase yields the protein MTLELTVANLDLQTRADRVAGLEPEALKREGLRAARDRDEEGLWALTEAYLVTHGARGARVSHNTLESYRIGLQVFLAWAGPAGISLIRPGGSMGFRYARHLEASGLAPSSVRNRLAGARAIYTALRWSGATDAAPFTDVRAAYDPVPRWEKRQPYAPEDLALLLLHAGVQEAVIVVLGAHSGLRATEMTTLLRKDLHLDAPEPYLVVTGKRQRRQAVALSRTAVAVLRSWLSASPNYGPWVLRMRTRQGVEKAMRRTCVAAGVQYEGREVHGLRHTAGTRIYVESQDLLAVRDHLRHRTVDSSEIYVNYARKGKKKPVADW